The following proteins are co-located in the Imtechella halotolerans genome:
- the dnaN gene encoding DNA polymerase III subunit beta: protein MKFIVSSSYLLKQLQVLGGVINNSNTLPILDNFLFELDNNQLTVSASDLETTMRGILEVESTSQGSIAVPAKLLIETLKTFAEQPLTFVVEDNNTIEISSNYGKYALAYVDGAEFPKPVSLPDPSTTTVLGDILATAISKTIFAAGNDDLRPVMSGVFFQFSPEHLTFVATDAHKLVKYQRSDVSAPQVAEFIMPKKPLTLLKGILGGSESEVVIEYNDSNAKFSFENIELVCRLIDGKYPNYEAVIPKENPNKLTISRQQFLSSVRRVSIFSNKTTHQIRLKVAGAELNISAEDIDYSNKAEERLSCDYQGDDMQIGFNSRFLTEMLNILTSDDVTLEMSLPNRAGILTPTDGLDEGEHVTMLVMPVMLNN from the coding sequence ATGAAATTTATAGTATCAAGCTCGTATTTATTAAAACAACTTCAAGTATTGGGAGGTGTTATCAACAATAGCAATACATTGCCTATTCTTGACAACTTCCTGTTTGAATTAGATAACAATCAGCTTACCGTTTCAGCTTCCGATTTAGAAACCACTATGCGTGGTATACTAGAGGTAGAATCTACTTCTCAGGGCAGTATTGCTGTACCTGCTAAATTGTTAATTGAAACGCTAAAAACTTTTGCTGAGCAACCTCTTACTTTTGTTGTAGAGGACAACAATACTATTGAAATTAGTTCCAACTATGGTAAATATGCATTAGCATATGTAGATGGTGCTGAGTTTCCAAAACCAGTAAGCCTACCTGATCCTAGCACTACAACAGTTTTAGGTGATATTTTGGCTACTGCCATTAGTAAAACCATCTTCGCTGCAGGGAATGACGATTTACGCCCTGTAATGAGTGGTGTATTTTTCCAATTTTCACCAGAACACCTGACTTTTGTAGCTACTGATGCGCATAAGCTCGTTAAATATCAACGTTCTGATGTTTCTGCTCCTCAAGTTGCGGAATTTATTATGCCAAAGAAACCTTTGACCCTACTTAAAGGAATCTTAGGGGGTAGTGAAAGTGAAGTTGTCATCGAGTACAACGATAGCAATGCTAAGTTTTCTTTTGAAAACATTGAACTGGTTTGCCGCCTAATTGATGGAAAATATCCTAATTACGAAGCGGTGATTCCAAAAGAAAACCCAAACAAATTAACTATAAGTCGTCAACAGTTTCTTAGCTCAGTACGTCGTGTATCTATATTCTCAAATAAAACTACACACCAAATTCGTCTTAAAGTAGCCGGTGCTGAACTTAATATTTCTGCTGAAGATATTGATTACAGCAACAAGGCAGAAGAGCGTTTAAGTTGTGACTACCAAGGTGATGATATGCAAATTGGATTTAACTCTCGATTCCTTACCGAAATGTTGAATATATTAACATCCGATGATGTGACATTAGAAATGTCGCTCCCTAATAGAGCTGGTATCTTAACACCTACTGACGGACTTGATGAAGGAGAGCATGTAACCATGTTAGTGATGCCTGTAATGCTAAATAATTAA